A single region of the Montipora capricornis isolate CH-2021 chromosome 13, ASM3666992v2, whole genome shotgun sequence genome encodes:
- the LOC138029770 gene encoding tyrosine kinase receptor Cad96Ca-like isoform X1 produces the protein MSSASPTTTRITKECQCTCGTTLLVIIGVLVFIIILLILVIVWQHRKLGVARKKRPYKVAEDKDRRIYDNELAMEELNPTNDPPSSSNQQLRIPIEPAYMPLQGTTHYDVGPSSPNNSAQNVEYAPLDIRTRSWEVTREDVKVEKIIGKGAFGQVAKGTARNLPLHPGTKTVAVKMLKANAPESDKRDLKSELELMKTLKPHPHVIKLLGCVTETDRLLVLIEYVPYGDLLGYLRKSRGLNDTYYNNPDIKPQTNLTPQQLIKFSWQIADGMSYLSSRKIIHRDLAARNVLVGETETCKVTDFGMARDVQQENIYERKTTGRLPVKWTAYESLLYGKYTTKSDVWSYGVVLYEIFTVGGSPYPRMDGKKIASLLQQGYRMPKPQHVDNDLYEIMMNCWKEEPKARPSFADLTQQLQGMENQHKRLLNMHIYNNDLYAQLEDLNA, from the exons ATGAGTTCAGCATCGCCAACTACGACAAGAATCACAAAAG AATGCCAATGCACGTGCGGCACCACTCTGTTGGTAATCATTGGAGTTCTTGTGTTTATCATCATTCTTCTAATTTTGGTCATAGTCTGGCAGCACAGAAAGCTAG GCGTTGCTAGAAAGAAAAG GCCATACAAGGTTGCAGAAGATAAAGATAGAAGAATTTATGAC aacgaACTTGCGATGGAAGAGCTTAATCCTACTAACGATCCACCTAGTAGTTCTAATCAACAGTTAAGAATCCCCATTGAACCTGCATACATGCCCTTACAAGGGACTACCCATTATGACGTAGGACCAAGTAGCCCTAATAACTCCGCTCAGAATGTTGAATATGCACCCCTTGATATAAGAACACGGTCATGGGAAGTAACAAGGGAAGACGTCAAAGTGGAGAAGATCATTGGTAAAGGTGCTTTTGGCCAGGTTGCCAAAGGAACGGCAAGGAACCTTCCACTCCATCCTGGCACAAAAACTGTGGCTGTTAAAATGCTGAAAg CCAACGCTCCTGAGTCAGACAAGAGAGACTTGAAATCCGAACTTGAGCTGATGAAGACCCTCAAGCCTCATCCACATGTTATCAAACTATTGGGATGCGTCACTGAAACTG ACCGCCTATTGGTGCTAATCGAGTATGTCCCTTATGGTGATCTGTTGGGTTACCTGAGAAAGAGCCGCGGACTGAATGACACGTATTACAATAACCCGGATATCAAGCCCCAAACCAATCTGACGCCACAACAGCTAATAAAGTTCTCCTGGCAAATAGCTGATGGAATGAGCTACTTATCTTCAAGAAAG ATCATTCACCGAGATCTTGCCGCTCGCAATGTGCTGGTTGGGGAAACAGAGACTTGCAAAGTAACAGACTTTGGAATGGCTAGAGATGTGCAACAGGAAAACATTTATGAAAGAAAGACAACG GGTCGGTTGCCAGTTAAGTGGACAGCATATGAATCGCTACTGTATGGAAAATACACCACAAAGAGCGACGT ATGGAGTTATGGAGTTGTTCTTTATGAAATCTTTACCGTAG GTGGTTCTCCATATCCACGGATGGATGGCAAGAAAATTGCAAGTTTGCTTCAGCAAGGTTACAGAATGCCGAAACCACAACACGTGGACAATGACTT GTATGAAATCATGATGAATTGCTGGAAAGAGGAACCTAAAGCCAGACCGTCATTTGCTGATTTAACACAACAGCTACAAGGAATGGAAAATCAGCATAAG AGGCTGCTCAACATGCATATTTACAACAATGATCTGTATGCACAATTGGAGGACTTGAACGCCTAA
- the LOC138029770 gene encoding tyrosine-protein kinase receptor Tie-1-like isoform X2, producing MSYLSLRKIIHRDLAARNVLVGETETCKVTDFGMARDVQQENIYERKTTGRLPVKWTAYESLLYGKYTTKSDVWSYGVVLYEIFTVGGSPYPRMDGKKIASLLQQGYRMPKPQHVDNDLYEIMMNCWKEEPKARPSFADLTQQLQGMENQHKRLLNMHIYNNDLYAQLEDLNA from the exons ATCATTCACCGAGATCTTGCCGCTCGCAATGTGCTGGTTGGGGAAACAGAGACTTGCAAAGTAACAGACTTTGGAATGGCTAGAGATGTGCAACAGGAAAACATTTATGAAAGAAAGACAACG GGTCGGTTGCCAGTTAAGTGGACAGCATATGAATCGCTACTGTATGGAAAATACACCACAAAGAGCGACGT ATGGAGTTATGGAGTTGTTCTTTATGAAATCTTTACCGTAG GTGGTTCTCCATATCCACGGATGGATGGCAAGAAAATTGCAAGTTTGCTTCAGCAAGGTTACAGAATGCCGAAACCACAACACGTGGACAATGACTT GTATGAAATCATGATGAATTGCTGGAAAGAGGAACCTAAAGCCAGACCGTCATTTGCTGATTTAACACAACAGCTACAAGGAATGGAAAATCAGCATAAG AGGCTGCTCAACATGCATATTTACAACAATGATCTGTATGCACAATTGGAGGACTTGAACGCCTAA